From a single Shewanella donghaensis genomic region:
- the mepA gene encoding penicillin-insensitive murein endopeptidase yields MQITRPCIALIVFYLLVSYQALARVNPWELATSIYQGDSAAIGSYANGCLSGAQALPLTGEGYQVIRSQRQRYYGHPNLVTFISQYSKQLSHEGINNILIGDMSMPRGGQFDFGHSSHQIGLDVDIWLKLTDRSLTNEQIQKPMHQSVVNKASFSVNDAWLNKHRTMLKLAAQHDQVARIFVSPVIKQQLCNERNKNDLWLQKIRPWWGHTSHMHVRLKCPEGNSLCKDQKAIKPGHGCEELTWWKNQMKLAANQKTTAKPKSQNEDKPKPKPLKTKPLYCDELVQNG; encoded by the coding sequence TTGCAAATCACACGTCCATGCATTGCTCTGATTGTATTTTATCTTTTAGTCAGCTATCAGGCTCTTGCACGAGTCAACCCTTGGGAATTGGCTACCAGTATTTATCAAGGCGACAGTGCGGCTATCGGCAGTTACGCTAACGGTTGTTTATCGGGTGCGCAGGCACTGCCATTAACTGGCGAAGGCTATCAAGTTATTCGTAGTCAGCGACAGCGTTATTATGGTCATCCCAATTTAGTCACTTTTATTAGTCAATATTCAAAACAATTATCCCATGAGGGGATCAATAATATTCTTATTGGTGATATGTCGATGCCACGAGGCGGCCAATTCGATTTTGGCCACAGTAGTCATCAAATAGGCTTAGATGTCGATATCTGGTTAAAGCTTACAGATCGCTCATTAACCAATGAACAGATTCAAAAACCAATGCATCAAAGTGTGGTCAACAAAGCCAGTTTTAGCGTTAATGATGCTTGGTTAAATAAACACAGAACCATGCTTAAGTTAGCGGCACAACACGATCAAGTTGCACGCATTTTTGTTAGCCCTGTAATCAAGCAGCAACTTTGTAATGAACGAAATAAAAATGATTTATGGCTACAAAAAATCCGGCCTTGGTGGGGGCATACTTCACATATGCATGTACGTTTAAAATGCCCGGAAGGTAATAGCTTATGTAAAGACCAAAAAGCCATTAAACCAGGCCATGGATGTGAAGAATTAACCTGGTGGAAAAATCAGATGAAGCTTGCTGCTAATCAAAAAACTACCGCAAAGCCTAAATCTCAAAATGAGGATAAACCCAAACCAAAACCGTTAAAAACCAAGCCTCTATATTGTGACGAATTGGTACAAAATGGATAA
- a CDS encoding DUF3430 domain-containing protein, protein MKYIITLSIFVMLLVTCSFNTQSAEIKPFTSDGCSVFPDGTLMQKELWLGCCTAHDFAYWKGGTLIEKDASDIALKECVAALGKEDIGLIMLAGVRVGGSAYFPTSFRWGYGWPYPKPYGELTANEREQIKKSQQVNQ, encoded by the coding sequence GTGAAATATATCATTACATTAAGCATTTTTGTTATGTTGCTGGTAACATGTTCTTTTAATACACAAAGTGCAGAAATTAAGCCATTTACCAGTGATGGTTGCAGTGTGTTTCCTGATGGCACATTGATGCAAAAAGAACTATGGCTTGGATGCTGCACCGCCCATGATTTTGCGTATTGGAAGGGTGGCACGTTAATAGAAAAAGACGCATCAGATATTGCTTTAAAAGAATGTGTTGCAGCTCTTGGCAAAGAGGATATTGGGCTAATTATGTTAGCTGGTGTGCGCGTTGGTGGCTCAGCGTACTTTCCAACGTCTTTTCGTTGGGGGTATGGTTGGCCATACCCCAAGCCTTATGGTGAACTCACAGCTAATGAACGTGAGCAAATAAAAAAATCACAACAAGTTAACCAATAG
- a CDS encoding GNAT family N-acetyltransferase, which translates to MKFEVINEENKEVLETLVNGVREHRFEHMGSEDTKPLSVVSRDENGHILGGIAGRTIYRNFLIEVLWVDKATRGSGLGRQLMEMAEVEAIKRGCVLAQLDTLDYQAPEFYKKLGFEIAGSVAAFTGSPERIFLTKKY; encoded by the coding sequence GTGAAATTTGAAGTGATTAATGAAGAGAATAAAGAAGTCTTGGAGACTCTTGTAAATGGTGTTCGCGAACACCGATTTGAACATATGGGATCGGAAGATACTAAACCTTTATCTGTGGTTTCTCGTGATGAAAATGGTCATATCCTTGGCGGTATTGCTGGGCGAACCATCTACAGAAACTTTCTAATTGAAGTGCTTTGGGTCGATAAAGCAACCAGGGGCTCAGGTCTTGGTCGTCAATTAATGGAAATGGCTGAAGTTGAAGCGATAAAAAGAGGCTGTGTTCTTGCTCAATTGGACACGTTAGATTATCAAGCGCCTGAGTTTTATAAAAAGCTGGGTTTTGAGATAGCAGGCAGTGTGGCAGCATTTACTGGCAGCCCAGAAAGGATTTTTCTCACCAAAAAATACTAA
- a CDS encoding efflux RND transporter periplasmic adaptor subunit, translating to MPNHLNNTAFKFALLFSSLALISGCEKEPIKITPKLVVVEKVATATVPLYGNYVGVTQASLDVEVRARVDGFVENKSFIEGSAVKEGALLYRIDNRPYVAVVNRLSANVESQQSAYEKAKRDVERLKPLYEQDAASQLDFDNALSVQSQAKSSVAASKAELEEAKLELSYTEIKSPISGLVSRSEVDIGALVGSSGQSLLTRVKQVDPIYVTFNMSALDYLNARRRMASYSAQKVADSEGKAVEGFVTITLPDNSQYRYLGDVGFTDPSVNPETGTFQVRAELPNPDKELLPGQYTKVRIKLSEVNDAIVIPQKATQVDQGGVYVMVVLPDNKVERRFIVIKHQGEMGVVVQSGLKAGELVIVEGMHRVRHGQLAEPLTAEQYYKKEDVKEKEQALKQQELEQEQEGN from the coding sequence ATGCCAAATCATCTCAATAACACCGCGTTTAAATTTGCACTGCTATTTTCATCTCTGGCGCTTATTTCTGGCTGCGAAAAAGAACCAATAAAAATCACCCCCAAATTAGTCGTTGTTGAGAAGGTTGCAACTGCCACAGTGCCGTTATATGGCAACTATGTTGGTGTGACTCAAGCGTCTTTAGATGTTGAAGTCAGAGCAAGGGTTGACGGGTTTGTTGAGAATAAGAGTTTTATTGAGGGGAGTGCGGTTAAAGAGGGCGCATTGCTTTACCGGATTGATAATCGTCCCTATGTGGCCGTAGTTAACCGTTTAAGTGCCAACGTTGAGTCACAGCAATCGGCCTATGAAAAGGCCAAGCGTGATGTGGAACGATTAAAACCGCTGTACGAACAAGATGCTGCCAGCCAGTTAGATTTTGATAATGCACTTTCAGTCCAGTCTCAAGCAAAATCCAGTGTTGCGGCGAGCAAAGCAGAGCTTGAAGAAGCCAAACTTGAATTGAGTTATACCGAAATTAAATCGCCAATCTCAGGTCTTGTAAGTCGTTCAGAAGTCGATATCGGCGCATTAGTGGGGAGCAGCGGTCAATCGTTATTAACGCGGGTGAAGCAAGTAGACCCTATTTATGTGACGTTTAATATGTCGGCACTGGATTATCTTAATGCCCGTCGCCGTATGGCAAGTTATAGCGCCCAAAAGGTTGCTGATTCTGAGGGTAAAGCTGTTGAGGGCTTTGTAACCATTACATTGCCAGATAACAGTCAATACCGTTACTTGGGGGATGTGGGTTTTACAGATCCTTCAGTTAATCCCGAAACTGGCACTTTTCAGGTTCGTGCTGAACTTCCTAATCCAGATAAAGAATTACTTCCTGGTCAATACACCAAGGTTAGAATAAAACTCAGTGAAGTGAATGATGCGATTGTTATTCCACAAAAAGCCACCCAGGTAGACCAAGGTGGCGTCTATGTGATGGTGGTGTTGCCAGATAATAAAGTCGAACGTCGTTTTATTGTGATTAAGCATCAAGGTGAAATGGGTGTGGTGGTGCAAAGTGGCCTTAAAGCCGGTGAACTGGTGATTGTTGAAGGCATGCATCGGGTTCGCCACGGACAACTTGCCGAACCATTAACCGCTGAACAATATTATAAAAAAGAAGATGTTAAAGAAAAAGAACAAGCATTAAAACAACAAGAGCTTGAGCAGGAACAGGAGGGTAACTAA
- a CDS encoding efflux RND transporter permease subunit — protein MAQYFVNRPVFASVISIVIVLLGLIAMFQLPIDQYPYITPPQVKISASYPGATSTTAAESVATPLEQELNGLPNMIYMSSKSTNSGSTNVTITFDVGTNPDLAAVDAQNSTQQATGSLPIDVQTEGVSVSKEASVELLKLALTSEDERYDEIYLSNYATINIQSALKRIPGVGRVRNTGSRSYSMRVWLNPDTMAGYGLTTSDVIDAIKAQNKESPAGSIGSQPNADTLSMTMPITAAGRMSSVPQFNEIIVRASADGSIIRLRDIASIELGSSSYTLQSQLNGDNATILQVYLLPGANALEVTKKVKSEMAKLALKFPQGMNWEVFFDASVFIENSIDEVVKTLVEALILVIIVVFLFLQNIRATLIPAIAVPVSLIGTLAAMLAFGFTINTVSLLALVLAIGIVVDDAIVVVENVERLMHEKGLSPSEATKVAMKELSGALIATSLVLAAVFVPVSFLSGITGIMYREFAVAITVAVLISTVVALTLSPALCALLLKPGDKATSGFFKWMNDRLDTATAKYVWLVSLTNKYAKRSYLLFILMVGGVYLIMSTLPSSFMPDEDQGRFFIDVSLPNGATVNRTQDVLKKAEATVLAHPAIAYSFTLAGENRRSGSNQANGQFEIILKPWSDRVDTNATVQQVMNDIKQELHDVLEAEFKIYLPSAVPGLGNGSGVEMELQDTSGSNFKGLMETADELVEALKLQPEIATAGLSLQTAIPQLHLSVDEAKAMAIGVKVSDIYGTIKTFTDSSTVNDFNLFGRVYRVKVQASEEFRQFPDQIENYHVRSSSGAMVPVGVLAKYDYSVGPAAVTHYNMFTSASINASPAVGYASGDVIKAIERVAKPILPDEFSYEWTGITYQEVQSANQTAIAVTLAMVFVFLFLAALYESWTLPIAVLLIAPIAMLGASLGTLVSGMESNLFFQVAFIALIGMAAKNSILIVEFANQLHKEGKSRLDAALEAANMRFRPILMTSLAFILGVLPLVLSVGPGAVSRQSISIPILCGMIFATTIGIVMVPLFFVTTAGWVKSKISAKADTAEVSTHA, from the coding sequence ATGGCACAATATTTCGTTAATCGCCCTGTTTTTGCTAGTGTAATTTCGATTGTTATTGTGTTGCTGGGTTTAATTGCCATGTTTCAATTACCCATCGACCAATATCCATACATTACGCCGCCTCAGGTAAAAATATCAGCATCTTACCCAGGTGCTACATCAACTACTGCTGCAGAATCAGTGGCTACACCCTTAGAGCAAGAGCTTAACGGCTTGCCAAACATGATTTATATGAGTTCTAAAAGTACTAATTCTGGCAGTACCAATGTCACGATTACCTTTGATGTCGGTACTAACCCAGATCTTGCTGCGGTTGATGCACAAAACTCTACTCAACAAGCTACGGGCAGTTTACCCATTGATGTACAAACTGAAGGGGTCTCAGTATCAAAAGAGGCTTCTGTTGAGCTGCTTAAGTTAGCATTAACCTCAGAAGACGAACGCTACGATGAAATTTATCTTAGTAACTATGCCACCATTAATATTCAGTCAGCGTTAAAACGCATTCCAGGTGTTGGACGAGTCAGAAACACGGGGTCGCGTAGTTATTCAATGCGAGTGTGGTTAAATCCCGACACCATGGCGGGTTATGGACTCACGACCTCTGATGTTATTGATGCGATTAAAGCGCAAAACAAAGAGTCTCCAGCAGGCAGTATTGGTTCACAACCTAATGCCGATACGCTGAGTATGACTATGCCTATCACTGCTGCAGGGCGCATGAGTAGTGTGCCGCAATTTAACGAAATTATTGTTCGTGCCAGCGCCGATGGCTCGATTATTCGACTGCGTGATATTGCCAGTATTGAGCTTGGTTCATCATCTTATACGCTGCAATCTCAGCTCAATGGTGATAATGCCACGATCTTGCAGGTTTACTTATTACCAGGGGCTAATGCGCTCGAAGTCACTAAAAAAGTTAAAAGTGAAATGGCAAAACTTGCCCTAAAATTCCCTCAAGGGATGAATTGGGAAGTGTTCTTTGATGCGTCAGTCTTTATTGAAAACTCCATTGATGAAGTGGTTAAAACCTTAGTTGAAGCATTAATTTTGGTTATCATTGTGGTGTTTTTATTCTTGCAAAATATCCGCGCCACGCTCATTCCTGCTATTGCGGTACCTGTGTCATTAATCGGTACACTCGCCGCAATGCTGGCCTTTGGTTTTACCATCAATACTGTGAGTTTGTTGGCGTTGGTGCTGGCCATTGGTATTGTGGTCGATGATGCTATTGTGGTGGTGGAAAATGTTGAGCGCTTAATGCATGAGAAAGGACTAAGTCCATCAGAAGCCACCAAGGTTGCTATGAAGGAGTTGTCTGGTGCACTTATCGCTACCAGCCTAGTGCTTGCTGCTGTATTTGTGCCCGTGTCTTTCTTGTCGGGGATCACCGGTATTATGTATCGTGAGTTCGCCGTAGCCATAACGGTTGCAGTATTGATTTCGACTGTGGTTGCGCTGACCCTTTCACCCGCACTTTGTGCGTTATTACTTAAGCCAGGTGATAAAGCCACCTCTGGTTTTTTCAAATGGATGAATGACCGTTTAGACACCGCAACTGCTAAATATGTATGGTTGGTTAGTTTAACAAATAAATATGCTAAACGCAGTTATTTGCTGTTTATTCTAATGGTAGGCGGAGTGTATTTAATTATGAGCACACTACCATCAAGCTTTATGCCAGATGAAGATCAAGGGCGCTTTTTTATCGATGTGTCTTTGCCTAATGGCGCAACGGTTAATCGTACTCAAGATGTGCTTAAAAAAGCAGAAGCCACAGTGCTTGCCCATCCAGCTATTGCCTACTCATTTACCCTTGCGGGAGAGAACAGACGTTCAGGCTCTAATCAAGCTAACGGTCAGTTTGAGATTATTCTAAAACCTTGGTCTGATCGCGTTGATACTAATGCGACAGTACAGCAGGTAATGAACGATATTAAGCAAGAACTCCATGATGTGCTGGAAGCTGAATTCAAAATATATTTACCTTCTGCAGTTCCTGGTCTTGGTAATGGTTCTGGCGTTGAAATGGAACTACAAGATACCTCAGGCAGTAATTTTAAAGGCTTGATGGAAACCGCTGATGAATTGGTTGAAGCCTTAAAGCTACAACCTGAGATAGCCACCGCAGGATTATCGCTACAAACGGCTATTCCGCAATTACACCTCAGCGTAGATGAGGCTAAAGCGATGGCCATTGGGGTTAAGGTTTCCGATATCTATGGCACGATTAAAACCTTTACTGACTCATCGACGGTTAATGACTTCAATTTATTTGGTCGTGTGTATCGAGTGAAAGTGCAAGCTTCAGAGGAGTTTCGTCAATTCCCCGATCAAATAGAGAATTACCATGTACGTTCATCATCGGGCGCCATGGTGCCAGTCGGCGTATTAGCTAAATATGATTACTCAGTAGGACCTGCTGCGGTGACTCATTACAACATGTTCACCAGTGCGTCGATAAATGCATCTCCCGCAGTGGGCTATGCTTCTGGTGATGTGATTAAGGCAATTGAACGGGTAGCTAAACCCATACTACCCGATGAATTTAGTTACGAGTGGACAGGTATCACATATCAAGAAGTGCAGTCTGCCAACCAAACAGCTATAGCGGTTACCTTAGCAATGGTGTTTGTGTTCTTGTTCCTTGCAGCGCTTTATGAAAGTTGGACCTTGCCAATTGCCGTGTTACTTATCGCGCCAATTGCAATGTTAGGCGCATCACTGGGGACTTTAGTTAGCGGTATGGAAAGTAATTTATTTTTCCAGGTGGCATTTATCGCACTGATTGGTATGGCTGCGAAAAACTCGATATTGATTGTCGAGTTTGCGAATCAGTTACATAAAGAAGGTAAGAGTCGATTAGATGCCGCACTCGAAGCGGCTAATATGCGTTTTAGGCCGATTCTAATGACGTCATTGGCATTTATTCTCGGGGTGTTACCACTGGTATTGTCTGTGGGGCCTGGTGCGGTGAGTCGACAAAGTATTTCTATCCCTATCTTATGCGGCATGATCTTCGCGACAACCATTGGGATTGTAATGGTTCCGTTGTTTTTTGTGACAACAGCAGGTTGGGTTAAATCTAAAATTAGCGCCAAAGCCGATACCGCGGAGGTATCTACTCATGCCTAA
- a CDS encoding efflux transporter outer membrane subunit, translating to MALSAGIMLLSGCAMGPDYQRPELDIPDQFHNELQQTDGQNVGLRHWRDFYLDPDLQVLIEHALDQNLDIEGVRSRLIAARAGVTVTDAALFPAIGLEVDGERALDSALTNTDPIKEDTFYVAGTVSWELDLWGANRRRSEAEFANFLSSQEALNLATISLISDVASCYYEWLDIEQRYQISLNTVDLRKKERDLARLRKQNGVISGLQVRQAEVEYQSARVTLPDLDYERSEKANQLRILLGEFKYPLSPKTEAELKADSALFPDSFAVGIPSQMLSQRPDVKSAEQALVAANANVGVAKTAFFPKFTISGSYGSESEDLSDIFDSQGVTWALLGGITAPIFNAGSISAQYDIAREDAKQAMLSYRSTVLGAYFEVNDAMNSFRRSELAIEAQKELVVASTEYTRLATLRYRNGVSSSLDLMDAQRSLFSAELTLSLVKRDRLLSMITLYRALGGGVLTSDEMKAELEKTSGNEQAEG from the coding sequence ATGGCCTTATCTGCCGGTATTATGCTGCTTTCTGGTTGCGCTATGGGGCCTGATTATCAAAGACCTGAACTGGATATTCCCGATCAGTTTCATAATGAATTACAGCAGACTGACGGACAAAATGTAGGGCTTAGGCATTGGCGTGATTTCTATTTGGATCCTGATTTACAGGTACTGATTGAACATGCTCTGGATCAAAACCTCGATATAGAAGGCGTTCGATCAAGGTTAATAGCTGCAAGGGCTGGCGTTACCGTAACCGATGCGGCATTGTTTCCTGCTATAGGCCTTGAAGTAGATGGTGAACGAGCATTAGACAGTGCGTTAACCAATACTGATCCCATTAAAGAAGATACCTTTTATGTGGCAGGTACCGTTTCTTGGGAGCTGGACCTTTGGGGCGCCAATCGTCGAAGAAGTGAAGCTGAATTTGCTAACTTTCTTTCGTCACAAGAAGCGCTGAACTTAGCCACTATCAGCTTAATCAGCGATGTGGCCAGTTGCTATTATGAATGGCTTGATATTGAACAGCGCTATCAAATTTCATTAAACACCGTTGATCTTCGTAAGAAAGAACGAGACCTTGCTCGATTGCGTAAGCAAAATGGGGTGATCTCAGGTTTACAAGTTAGACAAGCAGAAGTTGAATATCAAAGTGCCAGAGTGACACTGCCAGACCTTGATTATGAGCGCAGTGAAAAGGCCAATCAGTTAAGGATTTTATTGGGCGAATTTAAATATCCTTTAAGCCCTAAAACTGAAGCTGAATTAAAAGCTGACAGCGCATTATTTCCTGATTCATTCGCAGTTGGGATCCCATCACAGATGCTGTCACAGCGGCCAGATGTTAAATCAGCGGAGCAGGCACTTGTCGCGGCTAATGCCAATGTCGGCGTGGCTAAAACAGCATTTTTTCCAAAATTTACCATTAGCGGAAGTTATGGTTCAGAGTCAGAAGATTTAAGTGATATTTTTGATAGTCAAGGTGTCACTTGGGCATTATTGGGTGGGATAACTGCGCCAATTTTCAATGCTGGTAGTATTTCAGCTCAATATGACATAGCCAGAGAAGATGCTAAACAAGCGATGCTCAGTTATAGAAGTACGGTACTCGGAGCCTACTTTGAAGTGAACGATGCGATGAACAGTTTCAGACGTTCAGAACTGGCGATTGAAGCACAGAAGGAGTTAGTGGTGGCTTCAACTGAATACACTCGATTAGCTACGTTAAGGTATCGTAATGGTGTATCTAGTTCGTTAGATCTGATGGATGCACAGCGTAGCCTATTTAGTGCTGAGTTGACGTTAAGTCTGGTAAAACGTGACCGATTATTATCAATGATCACACTTTATCGAGCGCTTGGCGGCGGTGTCTTGACCAGTGATGAAATGAAAGCCGAGCTTGAAAAAACATCGGGTAACGAACAAGCTGAGGGGTGA
- a CDS encoding pentapeptide repeat-containing protein produces MQFQVISASISFIRSNIIYLSQFSLKEELMDNISNNNQYFEVTFSKQVIPSVADCEFEECEFNDCDFSDAIFKHCKFLNCSFNRCNLSLMKVPLTRFFEVDFNDCKMVGVDWTKADWPSFHRDSQLSFNRCILNDCSFFGLVLNELKLIECKIHDVDFRNGDFANSTMTFCDFTNSIFMKTNLQNVDFSDSSDFTIDVMQNRIAQAKFSRFEALSLLESLDIELVD; encoded by the coding sequence ATGCAGTTTCAAGTAATTTCAGCATCCATTTCTTTTATTCGTAGTAACATTATTTATCTTAGCCAGTTTAGTTTAAAAGAAGAGTTAATGGACAACATATCTAACAATAATCAATATTTCGAGGTTACCTTTAGCAAGCAAGTGATACCTTCGGTAGCTGATTGTGAGTTTGAAGAGTGCGAGTTTAACGACTGTGATTTTTCGGATGCTATTTTTAAACATTGTAAGTTTTTAAATTGCTCATTCAATCGTTGTAATTTGAGCTTGATGAAAGTGCCATTGACGCGTTTTTTTGAGGTGGACTTTAATGATTGTAAGATGGTGGGTGTTGATTGGACTAAGGCGGATTGGCCATCGTTTCATCGAGACTCTCAATTAAGTTTTAACCGCTGTATTCTTAACGATTGTTCGTTTTTCGGTTTAGTGTTGAATGAACTAAAGTTGATTGAATGTAAGATACATGACGTTGATTTTCGCAATGGTGACTTCGCTAATTCAACAATGACTTTTTGTGATTTTACTAATAGTATTTTTATGAAAACCAATTTACAAAACGTCGATTTTAGTGATTCAAGTGATTTTACGATTGATGTAATGCAAAACCGCATTGCCCAAGCTAAGTTCTCACGTTTTGAAGCGTTAAGCTTACTTGAAAGTTTAGATATAGAGCTGGTGGATTAA
- the bioA gene encoding adenosylmethionine--8-amino-7-oxononanoate transaminase, with protein sequence MNNSFSQQSSQTIDFEFDKQHIWHPYTSMNQAASVTGVQSADGCELTLSDGQKVIDGTSSWWACIHGYNRPEIIEAMQQQLTTLSHVMFGGITHAPAVNLCKQLVDMTSPNLTKVFLADSGSIAVEVAIKMAMQYWQGKQLPRKQRLLTVKRGYHGDTFAAMSVCDPDNGMHTMFSAAVTEHLFAPAPQSVFGEALKHGDTDALEAILAEHHQDIAAIIIEPVMQAAGGMHFYSAEYLSAIRALCNQYNVLLILDEIATGFGRIGKLFAYEYANIEADILCLGKALTGGYISLAATLCSDEVAKGVSDSPAGVFMHGPTFMGNPLACAAASASMSILQTSVWQQQVSDIEQQMKTELAQAIDYPHVVDVRVLGAVGVIEMDSVINTAKLQQDFIELGVWIRPFANVIYITPPYTIGKEQLTKLTQAMKIIASSITKEQVAGDTFSNG encoded by the coding sequence ATGAACAATTCATTTTCTCAGCAATCATCCCAAACGATCGACTTCGAGTTTGATAAACAGCATATCTGGCATCCCTATACCTCGATGAATCAAGCCGCCAGTGTAACTGGAGTCCAAAGTGCTGACGGCTGTGAACTGACCTTAAGCGATGGCCAAAAGGTTATTGATGGCACCAGTTCATGGTGGGCCTGTATTCACGGTTATAACCGCCCTGAGATTATTGAGGCGATGCAGCAACAGCTTACAACCCTGAGTCATGTTATGTTTGGCGGTATTACCCACGCTCCAGCAGTCAATCTATGTAAGCAATTAGTTGACATGACTAGCCCTAATTTAACCAAGGTTTTTTTAGCAGATTCTGGCTCTATTGCTGTCGAAGTCGCCATTAAAATGGCCATGCAATACTGGCAAGGTAAGCAGCTGCCGCGAAAGCAGCGTTTATTAACCGTTAAACGGGGTTATCACGGCGATACCTTTGCTGCGATGAGTGTATGCGATCCTGATAATGGCATGCATACCATGTTTAGCGCTGCAGTGACTGAACACTTATTTGCCCCAGCGCCACAATCTGTTTTCGGTGAAGCATTAAAGCATGGTGATACTGATGCGCTTGAGGCGATTTTAGCTGAGCATCACCAAGATATTGCCGCCATAATTATTGAACCTGTGATGCAAGCGGCTGGCGGGATGCACTTTTATTCAGCCGAGTATTTATCTGCCATTAGAGCCTTATGTAATCAATACAATGTACTGCTCATTCTTGATGAAATCGCCACTGGCTTTGGTCGTATCGGCAAGTTATTTGCTTATGAATATGCCAATATTGAAGCCGATATTTTATGTTTAGGTAAAGCCTTAACTGGCGGTTATATCAGCTTAGCAGCCACTCTATGTAGCGATGAAGTCGCCAAAGGCGTCAGTGACTCCCCAGCGGGCGTGTTTATGCACGGACCGACATTTATGGGTAACCCGCTCGCCTGCGCTGCAGCCAGTGCAAGTATGAGTATTTTACAAACGAGTGTTTGGCAACAACAAGTCAGCGATATTGAACAACAAATGAAAACGGAGCTTGCACAGGCCATCGATTATCCACATGTTGTTGATGTCAGAGTATTAGGCGCTGTTGGCGTAATCGAAATGGACAGTGTGATTAATACAGCGAAGTTACAGCAGGACTTTATTGAATTGGGTGTATGGATAAGACCTTTTGCCAACGTTATTTATATCACTCCGCCGTATACCATTGGCAAAGAGCAACTAACAAAACTAACGCAAGCGATGAAAATCATTGCATCCAGCATAACCAAAGAACAAGTCGCTGGTGATACTTTCAGTAATGGCTAA
- the bioB gene encoding biotin synthase BioB, which yields MSLSAIRQDWTKAEIEALFALPMNDLLFKAHSIHRETFDPNEVQISRLLSIKTGACPEDCKYCPQSARYDTGLEKERLLEIDKVLVEAKSAKAAGASRFCMGAAWRNPRERDMPYLTQMVKDVRALGMETCMTLGMLSKEQSDELASAGLDYYNHNLDTSPEYYGDVITTRTYQNRIDTLTNVRQSGMKVCSGGIVGMGEKATDRAGLLQQLANLEQHPDSVPINMLVKVAGTPFEKIDDLDPFEFVRTIAVARIIMPKSRVRLSAGRESMTDELQSMCFFAGANSIFYGCKLLTTPNPEENDDMSLFRRLGLHPEQGPSADIESDSALMAKANAKKDKATQQFFDAAAL from the coding sequence ATGTCGTTGTCAGCCATCCGTCAAGACTGGACCAAAGCAGAAATAGAAGCGTTATTTGCTTTACCGATGAACGATTTGCTGTTTAAAGCCCACAGTATTCATCGTGAGACGTTTGATCCCAACGAAGTACAGATTAGTCGTTTACTGTCGATTAAAACCGGTGCCTGCCCTGAAGATTGTAAGTATTGTCCGCAAAGTGCGCGTTACGATACCGGTCTTGAAAAAGAGCGTTTATTGGAAATTGATAAAGTATTAGTGGAAGCGAAAAGCGCTAAAGCTGCTGGCGCATCTCGTTTTTGTATGGGCGCTGCGTGGCGTAATCCCCGTGAGCGCGATATGCCGTATTTAACCCAAATGGTTAAAGACGTTAGAGCGTTAGGCATGGAAACTTGCATGACACTGGGTATGCTATCGAAAGAGCAATCAGATGAGCTAGCAAGCGCAGGTCTTGATTACTACAACCATAACCTTGATACCTCACCTGAATATTATGGCGATGTGATCACCACGCGTACTTATCAAAACCGTATTGATACCTTAACCAACGTGCGTCAGTCAGGCATGAAAGTGTGTTCTGGCGGGATTGTCGGTATGGGCGAAAAAGCGACTGACAGAGCAGGTTTATTGCAACAACTCGCTAATTTAGAACAACATCCTGATTCAGTACCAATCAATATGTTGGTTAAAGTTGCTGGCACGCCATTTGAAAAGATAGATGACTTAGATCCCTTTGAATTTGTGCGCACCATTGCCGTTGCACGTATCATTATGCCGAAATCTCGAGTGCGATTATCAGCAGGGCGTGAAAGTATGACTGATGAATTACAATCAATGTGTTTCTTTGCTGGCGCTAACTCTATCTTCTACGGTTGTAAGTTATTGACGACACCAAACCCAGAAGAGAACGATGACATGAGCCTATTTAGACGTTTAGGTCTGCATCCTGAACAAGGGCCATCAGCTGACATTGAATCTGACAGTGCGTTAATGGCTAAAGCCAATGCAAAAAAAGATAAAGCAACGCAACAATTTTTTGATGCTGCAGCGTTATAA